The Halopelagius inordinatus genomic interval CTCGCCTCCACCGCGGCCCAAGTTCTCCTGACGGGCGCGATGCTCGTCGCGTTCCTCTTCGTCCTCTTCTTTTAAACCGCCGCGACGACGCGGGCGGGCGCGCCGTCGGCGTCCACCCGTATCGGGAACGCGAGCATCTCGAACCGTTCCGGCACGGAGTCGAGGTTCCGGAGGTTCTCGACGACGAGTCGTCCCGCGCCGAGTATCGCGCGGTGTGCGGGCACCCCGTCGCCGCCCGTCGGGTCCGGACTCAACGCGTCGGTCGCCACCGCGTACCCCCGGTCTGCGCACAGTCGCGCCGTCTCGGGCGCGAGGGCGGGATGGTCCGTCATCCGGTCTGTCCCCCACTCCGTCTCCCACCCCGTCCGGAAGACGACCATCTCGATGGAGGGGTCGTCCGGCACCGCGTCGGGTCCGACGAGCCCGTTTTCGCCCGCGTCGCGGCAGTCTGCGAGTCGCGCGTCGAACCGGAAGTCGTCGGCGTCGAACGCGCCCAGAGAGTCCCCGTCGGGTTCGGTGTGCGAGGGCGCGTCCACGTGCGTCCCGGCGTGCGTCCCCAGTTCGAGTCGAGAGACGCGGTAGCCGTCCGCCTCGAAGTCGGCGTGCGGTTCGACTTCGACGTCGGGGTCACCGGGGTAGACGGGCATTCCCGATTCCACCCGCCGGGTGAGGTCCACGAGCGTCATGCGAGAGGATGGCCCACCCCGCGGCAAAGCTCTACCGCCTCCGAGGAGAACCGCGAGACGCGACTGCGACTACTTGTGCGCCCAGTAGACGACCGTCTCGTCTTCGCCCCGTTCGTCCACGCGGACGAACCCGAGGCGTTCGAACTGAATCACCTCGTCCACCTCGGCGTCCGTGAAGTCGGGTTCCGCGACGCCCGCCACGTCGCCATCGGGCGTCCGCATGCGGACGGGGACGTTGTCGGTGGCGGGCGCCCAGTGAATCACGTCCACCTCGCCGGAGCGAACCGCCGCTATGTCGTCGCCGGTGTGGACGAACGTCTCTCCCTCGCGACGGACGCATCCGTAGCCTTTCAGCCAGACGCGTTCGTCTTCCGCGGGCACGTCTTCGGATTCGACGACGACGCCGCCCGCCGCGGGGACGGTCCGGTCGCCGCGTTCCTCGTGGTCCGGATGGAGTGCCGGGTGTCCCGCCTCGGGTCCGCCCTCGACGGCGAACACCTCGCCCTCGCGGACGAGGAAGTACCGGTCCGACTCGTCGTCCACGAGTTCGCGATTGTTCGCGTAGATGGCGGACATAGAGAGGTCGACGTTCGAGGTGGAGGTGCCGAGTCCGACCATCGCATCGACGATGGCCTCACCGCGGATACCCCGCCGCCGGAGGCTCTTGAGCGTCGGCGCGCGCGGGTCGTCCCACCCGTCGAGTTCGCCCTCGTCTATGAGTTCCTTGATGGTCGAGGTGGAGAGTTTCACGTCGTACTCGTCGACTTGGACGTGGCCCCAGTGGATGACCTCGGGGTACTCCCACCCGAAGTAGTCGTAGACGAACTGCTGGCGCTTGGCCGAGTCCTGCAGGTCGATGCCGCGGACGATGTGCGTGACGCCCGTGAGGTGGTCGTCGACGCCGGACTGGAAGTCGAGCATCGGCCACGCGCGGTACTCTTCGGCCTCCTCGCGGGGGTGCGGCGTATCGACCATCCGGAACGCCACCCAGTCGCGGAGGGCGGGGTTCTTGTGTTCGATGTCCGTCTTCACCCGCAGGACCATCTCGCCGGAGTCGTACTCTCCGTCGACCATCGCCTCGAACTCGGACAGCGTCGTCTCTGCGTCTTTGTCCCGGTGCGGGCAGGCCTCCGCGGAGTTTTTCAACTCCGAGAACGCCTCGCCCGAACACGAACAGGTGTACGCGCCGCCCGCCTCGATGAGGTCCCGAGCGTACTCGTAGTACGTCTCCACTCGGTCGGAGGCGAGGAGGACGTCGTCCGGTTCGAAGCCGAGGTAGTCGATGTCGTCGAGGATGGCGTCGTACGCCGAGAGGTCCGGACGCTTCGTCTCCGGGTCGGTGTCGTCGAAGCGGACGATAAAGGACCCGTCGTAGAGCTCTTTGTACGTCCCGATGACCGCGGGCATCCGCGCGTGGCCGACGTGCCACGGGCCGTTCGGGTTCGGGGCCGCCCGCATCCGAACCTCGTCGTACTCCTCTGCGTTCGGGAGGTCCGGAAGCACCGCCTCCTCGCTCTCGTCGTCGGCTTCGAGTTCCGCGAGTTCCTCGGGCGCGAGTTCGGCGAGTCTGTCGCGCTTTTCTTCGGTCGAGAGGTCGTTGACCCGCGCGACGACGCCGCCGATGACTCCCGGAATCTCGTCTCCGTGGGGCCGAAAGTCCGGGTTCTCTCCCATGAGCGGTCCCATCACCGCACCCACGTCGGCGTCGCTCTCGTATTTGACCGCGTTGAGCAGGGCGTGCTTCTCTGCGGCTCGCTCGACGCGTTCGCGTAACTCGTCGTTCATTGCAAG includes:
- a CDS encoding cyclase family protein — translated: MTLVDLTRRVESGMPVYPGDPDVEVEPHADFEADGYRVSRLELGTHAGTHVDAPSHTEPDGDSLGAFDADDFRFDARLADCRDAGENGLVGPDAVPDDPSIEMVVFRTGWETEWGTDRMTDHPALAPETARLCADRGYAVATDALSPDPTGGDGVPAHRAILGAGRLVVENLRNLDSVPERFEMLAFPIRVDADGAPARVVAAV
- a CDS encoding glutamate--tRNA ligase; this translates as MNDELRERVERAAEKHALLNAVKYESDADVGAVMGPLMGENPDFRPHGDEIPGVIGGVVARVNDLSTEEKRDRLAELAPEELAELEADDESEEAVLPDLPNAEEYDEVRMRAAPNPNGPWHVGHARMPAVIGTYKELYDGSFIVRFDDTDPETKRPDLSAYDAILDDIDYLGFEPDDVLLASDRVETYYEYARDLIEAGGAYTCSCSGEAFSELKNSAEACPHRDKDAETTLSEFEAMVDGEYDSGEMVLRVKTDIEHKNPALRDWVAFRMVDTPHPREEAEEYRAWPMLDFQSGVDDHLTGVTHIVRGIDLQDSAKRQQFVYDYFGWEYPEVIHWGHVQVDEYDVKLSTSTIKELIDEGELDGWDDPRAPTLKSLRRRGIRGEAIVDAMVGLGTSTSNVDLSMSAIYANNRELVDDESDRYFLVREGEVFAVEGGPEAGHPALHPDHEERGDRTVPAAGGVVVESEDVPAEDERVWLKGYGCVRREGETFVHTGDDIAAVRSGEVDVIHWAPATDNVPVRMRTPDGDVAGVAEPDFTDAEVDEVIQFERLGFVRVDERGEDETVVYWAHK